A part of Aurantimicrobium sp. MWH-Uga1 genomic DNA contains:
- the sucD gene encoding succinate--CoA ligase subunit alpha, which yields MSIFLNKDSKVIVQGITGGEGSKHTARMLAAGTQVVGGVNARKAGTTVTHGDVELPVFATVAEAMAATGADVSIAFVPPAFSKDAVIEAIDAEIPLLVVITEGIPVQDSAEFWAYAKEKGGKTRIIGPNCPGIITPGEALVGITPANITGKGPIGLVSKSGTLTYQMMFELRDLGFSTAIGIGGDPIIGTTHIDALAAFEADPETKAIVMIGEIGGDAEERAADFIKANVTKPVVGYVAGFTAPEGKTMGHAGAIVSGSAGTAQAKKEALEAAGVKVGKTPSEAARLMREIMQNL from the coding sequence ATGTCAATCTTTCTGAACAAAGACTCCAAGGTCATCGTGCAGGGCATCACCGGTGGTGAAGGCTCCAAGCACACCGCCCGTATGCTCGCTGCTGGTACCCAAGTTGTTGGTGGTGTGAACGCACGCAAGGCTGGCACCACCGTCACCCACGGCGACGTTGAGCTTCCCGTCTTCGCAACTGTTGCTGAAGCAATGGCTGCAACTGGTGCTGACGTCTCGATCGCGTTCGTTCCACCTGCATTCTCCAAGGACGCAGTTATCGAAGCAATCGACGCTGAGATTCCTCTGCTCGTTGTCATCACCGAAGGCATCCCCGTTCAGGACTCTGCTGAGTTCTGGGCTTACGCCAAGGAAAAAGGTGGCAAGACCCGCATCATTGGTCCAAACTGTCCCGGCATCATCACCCCAGGTGAAGCACTCGTAGGAATTACTCCAGCGAACATCACTGGCAAGGGCCCTATCGGTCTGGTTTCCAAGTCGGGAACCCTGACCTACCAGATGATGTTCGAACTGCGCGACCTCGGCTTCTCGACCGCGATCGGTATTGGTGGAGACCCCATCATCGGCACCACCCACATCGATGCACTCGCTGCATTTGAGGCAGACCCAGAGACAAAGGCCATCGTCATGATTGGTGAAATCGGTGGTGATGCTGAAGAGCGCGCTGCAGACTTCATCAAAGCGAATGTGACTAAGCCTGTAGTTGGTTATGTTGCTGGCTTCACCGCTCCCGAAGGTAAGACCATGGGTCACGCTGGAGCGATTGTTTCTGGCTCTGCTGGAACCGCTCAGGCAAAGAAGGAAGCCCTCGAGGCTGCTGGCGTCAAGGTAGGAAAAACTCCTTCTGAGGCTGCACGTCTGATGCGTGAAATCATGCAAAACCTCTAA
- a CDS encoding Bax inhibitor-1/YccA family protein, with protein MAVNNPAFAGNKAFSPNATAEELQALYDAPSANRAPEPALTYEATIAKSFISFAVLLVGAVAGWMITSTNPAFGMTLVMFAAIGALILAMVNIFKKEPVPALILGYAALEGVFIGGISLVFDAQWSGIVAQAVIATIVVVGVTLALFASGKIRASARATKIFFIGIISYLVFSLVSFFMQLFGATSGTFGLNSVEIFGIPLGLIIGPLVILLAAYSLVLDFDMIQRGVVNKAPAKFAWTGAFSIMVTVVWLYLQILQFLAIARD; from the coding sequence ATGGCTGTTAACAACCCTGCTTTTGCTGGCAACAAGGCGTTCTCACCGAACGCAACCGCCGAAGAGCTCCAAGCACTCTACGACGCACCTTCTGCGAACCGTGCGCCAGAGCCTGCCCTCACCTATGAAGCAACAATTGCGAAGTCGTTTATTTCCTTTGCTGTTCTTCTTGTTGGTGCAGTTGCTGGCTGGATGATCACTTCCACCAACCCCGCATTTGGAATGACTTTGGTCATGTTTGCGGCCATTGGCGCTCTCATTCTCGCGATGGTAAACATCTTCAAAAAGGAGCCAGTTCCTGCGCTGATCCTGGGCTACGCAGCTCTCGAAGGTGTCTTTATTGGTGGCATCTCGCTGGTCTTTGACGCTCAGTGGAGTGGCATTGTTGCCCAGGCTGTCATCGCCACCATCGTCGTGGTGGGTGTGACGTTGGCACTTTTTGCCAGCGGCAAGATTCGTGCCTCGGCTCGTGCAACCAAAATCTTCTTCATTGGAATCATTTCCTATTTGGTATTCAGCTTGGTCAGCTTCTTCATGCAGCTGTTCGGTGCAACCAGCGGAACCTTTGGCCTCAACAGTGTTGAGATCTTTGGAATCCCCCTCGGTTTGATCATTGGCCCCCTCGTCATTCTGCTTGCTGCCTACTCACTCGTTCTGGACTTCGACATGATCCAGCGTGGTGTAGTGAACAAGGCTCCCGCCAAGTTCGCGTGGACAGGCGCATTCAGCATCATGGTGACCGTGGTCTGGCTGTACCTCCAGATCCTCCAGTTCCTAGCTATCGCTCGCGACTAG
- a CDS encoding VIT1/CCC1 transporter family protein, whose amino-acid sequence MAEPTLEHGFEPHDAASNSKLNWLRAGVLGANDGIVSIAALVVGVAAATSDPAVIFLTGIAALAAGAISMALGEYVSVSSQRDSEKAWVNKERRELEMFPEEELEELVALYEAKGLKPETARQVAVEMTEVDALKTHLDVELGIDQDELTNPLHAAISSAIAFTVGALLPLLAVLLTPEPFKIIATVAASLLALALTGGIGAYIGGAPVPRAILRVTIGGALALAVTYFIGSLLGGGAAI is encoded by the coding sequence ATGGCTGAACCAACTCTTGAACATGGATTTGAACCTCACGACGCTGCGTCCAACAGCAAACTGAACTGGCTTCGTGCCGGAGTTCTCGGCGCAAACGATGGCATTGTCTCCATTGCTGCACTAGTTGTTGGCGTTGCGGCCGCCACCAGCGATCCCGCAGTGATATTCCTTACCGGTATCGCAGCACTTGCAGCCGGAGCTATCTCGATGGCGCTAGGAGAATATGTCTCTGTTTCTAGCCAACGAGATTCTGAAAAGGCGTGGGTCAATAAAGAACGCCGTGAACTGGAAATGTTTCCCGAGGAAGAACTCGAAGAACTCGTTGCGCTCTATGAAGCCAAGGGACTCAAACCAGAAACTGCTCGTCAGGTTGCTGTTGAGATGACCGAGGTGGATGCACTCAAGACTCACCTCGATGTTGAACTAGGTATTGACCAGGACGAGCTGACCAACCCACTGCACGCAGCTATATCTTCTGCAATAGCTTTCACCGTAGGGGCGCTGCTTCCCCTTTTGGCAGTCTTACTCACGCCAGAACCGTTCAAAATTATCGCCACTGTGGCTGCATCGCTGTTAGCGCTGGCACTGACCGGGGGAATCGGTGCCTACATCGGTGGCGCGCCTGTTCCTCGTGCAATCTTGCGTGTGACCATTGGTGGAGCACTGGCTCTGGCTGTGACCTACTTCATTGGTTCACTGCTCGGCGGGGGCGCAGCCATCTAA
- the sucC gene encoding ADP-forming succinate--CoA ligase subunit beta produces MDLYEYQARDLFESYDVPVLAGIIADTPAEARAAAEKLSGVVVVKAQVKVGGRGKAGGVKVAKTPEEAEEAAKAILGLDIKGHVVKRVMVAAGARIAQEFYFSVLLDRANRSYLSLTSYEGGMEIEQLAVERPEALARIEVNPIKGIDLAEAKRIAVAAKFPAELVDKVAPVFVKLYEVYTGEDATLVEVNPLVLTEEGDIIALDGKVSLDENAEFRHENHAALEDKAAADPLEAKAKAADLNYVKLDGEVGIIGNGAGLVMSTLDVVAYAGENHGGVKPANFLDIGGGASAEVMAAGLDVILGDAQVKSVFVNVFGGITACDAVANGIVQALATLGSAANKPLVVRLDGNNVDEGRRILAEANHPLVTLADSMDDGADKAAELAAR; encoded by the coding sequence GTGGATTTATACGAATACCAAGCCAGGGACCTGTTCGAGAGTTATGACGTTCCCGTACTGGCGGGCATCATCGCCGACACCCCTGCTGAAGCACGTGCTGCAGCTGAAAAGCTCAGTGGCGTAGTTGTCGTCAAAGCTCAGGTTAAGGTCGGTGGCCGCGGTAAGGCGGGTGGCGTCAAGGTTGCCAAGACCCCCGAGGAAGCTGAGGAAGCAGCCAAGGCCATTCTTGGACTCGACATCAAGGGACACGTCGTCAAGCGCGTCATGGTTGCAGCTGGTGCTCGCATTGCACAAGAGTTCTACTTCTCCGTGCTGCTCGACCGTGCAAACCGCTCCTACCTCTCCCTCACCTCTTACGAAGGTGGCATGGAGATTGAGCAACTCGCTGTGGAGCGCCCCGAAGCTCTTGCTCGCATCGAAGTAAACCCCATCAAGGGAATCGACCTTGCTGAAGCCAAGCGCATTGCAGTTGCAGCCAAGTTCCCAGCTGAGCTGGTTGACAAGGTTGCTCCTGTTTTCGTCAAGCTTTACGAGGTCTACACCGGCGAAGATGCCACCCTCGTTGAGGTCAACCCTCTGGTTCTTACTGAAGAAGGCGACATCATTGCCCTCGACGGTAAAGTCTCGCTCGATGAGAACGCCGAGTTCCGTCACGAAAACCACGCTGCACTTGAAGACAAGGCAGCTGCAGATCCACTCGAAGCTAAGGCAAAGGCTGCAGATCTCAACTACGTGAAGCTTGACGGTGAAGTCGGAATTATCGGTAACGGCGCAGGTCTCGTGATGAGCACCCTGGACGTCGTTGCTTACGCTGGTGAAAACCACGGTGGCGTCAAGCCCGCGAACTTCCTCGACATCGGTGGTGGAGCATCGGCAGAAGTTATGGCCGCTGGTCTCGACGTCATCCTCGGTGATGCACAGGTCAAGAGCGTATTCGTCAACGTCTTCGGTGGTATCACAGCCTGTGATGCTGTAGCCAACGGTATTGTCCAGGCACTGGCAACCCTCGGTTCCGCTGCTAACAAGCCTCTCGTTGTTCGCCTTGACGGCAACAACGTCGATGAGGGTCGTCGGATTCTCGCCGAGGCTAACCACCCCCTCGTAACCCTCGCAGACAGCATGGATGACGGCGCCGACAAGGCCGCAGAACTCGCTGCCCGCTAA
- a CDS encoding glycerophosphodiester phosphodiesterase family protein: MTPPLVIAHRGASGYHPEHTRKAYLTAIEQGADAIEPDLVISRDGVLVIRHENEISGTTDVASRPEFAHLLTTKVVDGEELTGWFTEDFTWAELSTLRCKERLPELRQANTAEDGHYPMLRFIDLLEIVDQAQKKLTLVVEIKHPTYFAQLGFAFEELIAQDLYIVGWQADDPRILIESFEKSVVMRCKDRGVGARHVYIMDFGYTAFDEVQWALSEGVPSMSNHDELSDAGLDIFAEKLDGVALAWSLLMGRDSTLDVEQGRRIVESAHQRGLTVWVWSLRIENVFLPEEFRTDGADHEPGNWKEFFELLWSLGVDGVFSDFPDLAVRTRP, encoded by the coding sequence ATGACTCCTCCTCTCGTCATTGCTCATCGCGGTGCAAGTGGTTACCATCCAGAGCACACTCGGAAGGCCTACCTCACCGCAATTGAACAAGGCGCTGACGCAATAGAGCCAGATCTGGTGATCTCCCGAGACGGGGTCCTTGTCATCCGCCATGAGAATGAAATCTCTGGCACCACGGATGTGGCAAGCAGACCAGAATTTGCTCACCTCCTCACAACAAAAGTGGTGGATGGGGAAGAGCTCACGGGATGGTTCACCGAAGATTTCACTTGGGCCGAACTTTCTACACTGCGGTGTAAAGAACGACTTCCTGAACTTCGGCAAGCAAACACGGCTGAAGATGGCCACTACCCCATGTTGCGGTTTATTGATTTATTGGAGATCGTTGACCAAGCTCAGAAGAAACTGACTCTGGTTGTGGAAATCAAACACCCCACCTATTTTGCGCAATTGGGATTCGCCTTTGAAGAACTCATCGCACAAGATTTGTACATAGTGGGCTGGCAGGCAGACGATCCTCGAATCCTGATTGAAAGCTTTGAAAAGAGCGTCGTGATGCGCTGCAAAGACAGGGGTGTAGGTGCAAGACACGTCTACATCATGGATTTTGGTTACACCGCTTTTGATGAAGTTCAGTGGGCACTCTCCGAAGGAGTCCCATCTATGTCAAACCATGATGAACTTTCAGATGCCGGCTTAGATATCTTCGCGGAGAAACTTGACGGCGTAGCCCTCGCCTGGAGTTTGCTCATGGGAAGAGATTCCACCTTGGATGTTGAACAAGGACGCAGGATCGTTGAAAGTGCACACCAACGCGGCTTAACAGTGTGGGTGTGGTCCTTGCGGATAGAGAATGTCTTTCTTCCTGAAGAATTTCGCACCGATGGCGCAGATCATGAACCAGGTAACTGGAAAGAGTTCTTTGAGTTGTTGTGGTCTCTCGGCGTTGATGGGGTGTTCAGCGACTTCCCTGACTTGGCTGTCCGTACGCGCCCATAG
- a CDS encoding ATP-dependent helicase, which translates to MSELSSPNPLLDGLNPQQREAVEYRGPALLIVAGAGSGKTSVLTRRIASLISNREAWPSNILAITFTNKAAAEMRERAENMLGAATEGMWISTFHSSCVRILRREAENFGFTKAFTIYDSHDSRTLIKRLIKEYEADTYGLSVSGVAGKISRLKNELSDVDSYSRNANLNDPTEVKFLEIFRGYTRALQAANAFDFDDLIAQTVFLFRAFPHVADHYRKQFRHILVDEYQDTNHAQYALIHELTRETADGLPGASLTVVGDSDQSIYAFRGADMRNIAEFERDFPGAHVVMLEQNYRSTQTILSAANAVISNNFDRKDKKLWTDVGDGDLIVGFTGYSAHDEAQFVVDEISALHAQGMGYNEIAVFYRTNSQTRALEEIFIRSALPYRILGGTKFYERAEIKDILAYLVAVANPADSLAVRRILNVPKRGIGPATETGLQNYADTNNITLREALRSAESLGLGPKVSGAIAKLSGLIDEATSLAESSPVAEVLTRILEETGYVELLRATRDPQDEARAENVEELLAVTKEFDKNNPGGTLVDFLTEVSLVAAADELDDDSGTVSLMTLHTAKGLEYNAVFITGVEEELLPHRMSAGEPGGPAEERRLFYVGITRARKKLFLSLAMSRAQFGQTNVAMPSRYLQEIPSELIDWRQSPGTVNGRDGYQSRALNARGSRYDGGFGSSELGGWGSTEGGWNSLEAAPQPKTEWANRVTNKIRDNGDLVLVAGDRISHADFGEGTVNQVTGEGAKSVAHVKFDTAGAKKLLIKIAPIEKL; encoded by the coding sequence ATGAGTGAGCTTTCATCGCCCAACCCTTTACTGGATGGGCTTAATCCCCAGCAGCGTGAAGCGGTGGAATACCGCGGTCCCGCATTACTTATTGTTGCCGGAGCAGGATCGGGAAAAACCAGCGTTCTCACAAGGCGCATCGCTTCCCTGATTAGTAATCGGGAAGCGTGGCCTAGCAATATCTTGGCGATCACGTTCACCAACAAAGCTGCCGCAGAAATGCGCGAGCGCGCAGAAAACATGCTGGGTGCGGCAACCGAGGGGATGTGGATTTCCACCTTCCACTCGTCTTGTGTTCGGATACTGCGACGTGAGGCAGAGAACTTTGGCTTCACAAAAGCGTTCACCATCTACGATTCACATGACTCACGCACCCTCATCAAGCGCCTGATTAAAGAGTATGAAGCAGACACGTATGGTCTCTCTGTTTCGGGTGTTGCAGGAAAGATTTCTCGACTCAAAAATGAGCTCTCTGATGTTGATAGCTATTCGCGCAATGCAAATCTCAATGATCCAACCGAGGTGAAGTTCCTCGAAATTTTCCGCGGATACACTCGCGCGCTCCAAGCAGCCAACGCCTTTGACTTTGATGACCTTATTGCCCAGACAGTGTTTTTATTTCGGGCATTCCCACATGTTGCAGATCACTATCGCAAACAATTTAGGCACATTCTGGTGGACGAGTATCAGGACACCAACCACGCACAATATGCCCTTATTCACGAGCTCACTCGGGAAACAGCTGACGGTCTTCCGGGTGCTTCACTGACGGTGGTGGGTGATTCCGATCAGTCCATTTACGCTTTCCGGGGCGCTGATATGCGCAACATTGCTGAGTTTGAGCGTGATTTTCCCGGCGCCCACGTGGTCATGCTGGAGCAAAACTACCGTTCAACGCAGACAATTCTTTCGGCAGCTAATGCAGTCATTTCCAACAACTTTGATCGCAAAGATAAAAAGCTGTGGACCGATGTGGGCGATGGTGATCTCATTGTTGGATTCACCGGTTACTCAGCACACGATGAGGCACAGTTTGTTGTCGATGAAATTAGTGCACTCCACGCCCAAGGGATGGGCTACAACGAGATAGCTGTGTTCTATCGAACGAACTCTCAAACACGTGCGCTGGAAGAAATCTTTATCCGTTCGGCTCTTCCCTACCGAATCTTGGGCGGCACTAAGTTCTATGAACGTGCAGAGATCAAAGACATCCTGGCGTACTTAGTTGCTGTAGCGAACCCAGCTGATTCGCTCGCTGTGCGCCGTATTCTCAATGTTCCCAAACGCGGAATTGGTCCAGCCACTGAAACAGGTTTACAGAACTACGCTGATACCAACAACATCACTTTGCGCGAAGCATTACGCTCTGCAGAGTCGCTCGGCCTTGGCCCCAAGGTCTCTGGAGCAATTGCCAAACTTTCGGGCCTCATTGATGAAGCAACATCGTTGGCCGAATCTTCACCCGTTGCTGAAGTCCTCACACGCATTCTGGAAGAAACCGGATACGTGGAGCTGCTCAGAGCAACCCGGGATCCTCAAGACGAAGCACGCGCTGAAAACGTCGAAGAACTCTTGGCAGTGACCAAAGAGTTTGATAAGAACAACCCAGGCGGCACGCTTGTTGATTTCTTGACCGAAGTTTCACTCGTGGCAGCCGCAGATGAGCTTGATGATGACAGTGGCACCGTCTCGCTCATGACCTTGCACACCGCAAAAGGCCTGGAATACAACGCAGTGTTCATCACGGGTGTCGAAGAAGAACTTCTTCCTCACCGGATGTCCGCAGGTGAACCGGGAGGACCTGCCGAAGAGCGCCGTTTGTTTTATGTGGGAATTACTCGCGCACGAAAGAAACTTTTCCTCTCTTTGGCGATGAGTCGAGCACAGTTTGGTCAGACCAATGTGGCGATGCCGTCGCGCTATCTGCAGGAGATTCCTTCAGAGCTCATTGACTGGCGCCAGTCGCCCGGAACAGTGAACGGCCGTGACGGTTATCAATCACGAGCACTCAATGCTCGAGGTTCGCGCTATGACGGTGGATTTGGTTCGAGTGAGCTTGGTGGTTGGGGATCCACGGAAGGTGGCTGGAATTCTCTCGAGGCTGCCCCTCAACCAAAGACCGAATGGGCTAATCGGGTCACCAACAAAATTCGTGATAACGGCGACCTTGTTCTCGTGGCAGGCGACCGTATTTCTCACGCTGACTTTGGTGAAGGAACTGTGAACCAAGTCACTGGTGAGGGTGCCAAGAGTGTTGCTCACGTGAAGTTTGATACAGCAGGAGCCAAGAAGCTTCTGATTAAGATCGCGCCAATCGAGAAGTTATAG
- a CDS encoding TerC family protein, which yields MNVELWMWLAVFAAIIVMLLIDLFAHRKAHEISLREAAIWSAFWVATGIGFGVLVWNYFGAEYGQQYFAGFVIEKSLAVDNVFIWALIFASFSVPRKYQHRVLFLGVLGALVFRGIFIALGAVILENFAWVLYLFAAFLIYTGIHMLIKRNDHVNPAEGRFYKWFSSVVPSTKKYYGQKLFVRIGGVLLATPLFMVLVLVEFTDIIFAVDSIPAIFAVTSEPFLVFTANAFAILGLRAMYFLLADLMYRFVYLKIGLAFVLVWVGVKMALHDIVKVPTGISLTVILTILTASIVASFIVSRNKEAEHIEPASRQQLPEATEEEMAALAPTWRKSGKM from the coding sequence ATGAACGTAGAACTCTGGATGTGGCTCGCAGTATTCGCAGCAATTATTGTGATGCTGCTTATTGACCTCTTTGCTCACCGGAAGGCGCACGAGATCTCTCTTCGCGAAGCTGCGATATGGTCAGCCTTCTGGGTTGCGACCGGTATCGGTTTTGGTGTCCTGGTGTGGAATTACTTTGGGGCCGAATACGGGCAGCAATACTTTGCCGGATTCGTCATAGAGAAATCTCTGGCCGTCGACAACGTATTCATTTGGGCTTTGATCTTCGCTTCCTTCAGCGTTCCTCGTAAGTACCAGCACCGAGTTCTCTTCCTGGGTGTTCTAGGTGCACTTGTATTCCGCGGCATCTTCATTGCACTCGGTGCGGTCATTCTTGAAAACTTTGCCTGGGTTCTCTACCTCTTCGCAGCGTTCCTGATTTACACCGGTATCCACATGCTCATCAAACGGAACGATCACGTTAACCCAGCAGAGGGTCGTTTCTATAAGTGGTTCTCCTCAGTCGTGCCTTCAACCAAGAAGTACTACGGACAGAAACTATTTGTCCGCATTGGCGGTGTCCTCTTAGCCACTCCGTTGTTCATGGTGTTGGTCTTAGTGGAGTTCACCGACATCATCTTTGCGGTTGACTCGATCCCCGCAATCTTCGCGGTAACTTCTGAACCGTTCCTCGTCTTCACCGCAAACGCATTCGCCATCTTGGGTCTGCGTGCGATGTACTTCTTGCTAGCCGACCTGATGTACCGATTCGTCTACCTCAAGATTGGGCTTGCGTTTGTACTGGTCTGGGTCGGTGTCAAGATGGCTCTGCACGATATCGTCAAGGTTCCCACCGGAATCTCACTGACTGTGATTCTGACCATCCTGACTGCTTCCATCGTGGCGAGTTTTATCGTCAGCAGAAACAAAGAAGCCGAGCACATTGAGCCTGCCTCACGTCAGCAGCTCCCTGAAGCGACAGAGGAGGAAATGGCGGCATTGGCTCCAACTTGGCGTAAGTCTGGAAAGATGTAG
- a CDS encoding helix-turn-helix domain-containing protein — protein MANWTFLTHHGHVLVAVSQSADLTVDQIAAKVGITARATAGILNDLVEAGYVEKTKNGRNNHYTVHGEIPLRHPLNNQTPIAELLSLFSEAN, from the coding sequence ATGGCTAACTGGACATTCCTCACTCACCACGGGCACGTGCTTGTTGCAGTGTCACAATCTGCAGACCTCACCGTCGACCAGATTGCAGCCAAGGTTGGAATCACTGCCAGGGCAACGGCGGGAATACTCAACGATCTGGTTGAAGCTGGGTATGTCGAGAAGACAAAGAACGGTCGCAACAACCACTACACCGTTCATGGTGAGATTCCGTTACGTCATCCACTCAACAACCAAACCCCTATCGCAGAGCTACTGTCCTTGTTCTCCGAAGCAAACTAA
- a CDS encoding sodium-dependent bicarbonate transport family permease has product MFESLELAVSNLTSPPVLAFVLGLIAVGLRSRLEIPPQIFSALSIYLLLAIGIKGGVGLRMSEPADIAAPIALAIIVGLAIPVAAFAALKVLTPLNQTERGAIAAHYGSTSLVTFTAGLMFVESLGLDPEGYLATLLAIMEVPGLIVGLVLARKASKQQSWGPLMHEVLTGKSILLLVGGLVIGAVSGPVGYERVEPFFGALFVGVLTLFLLQLGIQAGSHLKELPQAGWGLLVFAIAFPLVIGIAGVGLATLIGLSAGGAAVFGVLCASASYIAAPAAVKLSLPEANPGFYLTASLGITFPFNLLIGIPVFVWFAQLIA; this is encoded by the coding sequence ATGTTTGAATCTCTCGAGCTCGCTGTGAGCAACTTGACCTCACCCCCAGTCCTAGCCTTCGTGCTGGGACTTATTGCTGTGGGGCTACGCTCAAGGCTAGAGATTCCACCACAGATTTTTAGTGCCCTCTCGATCTACCTCCTGCTTGCGATAGGTATTAAAGGCGGCGTGGGCCTGCGCATGTCTGAGCCAGCAGACATTGCCGCACCCATCGCCCTCGCCATCATCGTGGGGCTGGCAATACCCGTCGCCGCATTCGCAGCCCTCAAAGTACTCACACCACTGAACCAAACTGAGCGGGGCGCTATTGCTGCACACTATGGATCAACTTCCCTCGTGACTTTCACAGCTGGTCTGATGTTCGTGGAGTCCCTTGGTCTTGATCCCGAGGGTTACCTTGCCACGCTGCTGGCCATCATGGAGGTACCCGGTCTCATCGTGGGTCTTGTTCTTGCTCGCAAAGCAAGCAAGCAACAAAGCTGGGGGCCCCTTATGCACGAGGTCCTCACCGGAAAATCAATCCTCCTCCTTGTTGGTGGTTTGGTAATCGGTGCCGTCAGTGGGCCGGTTGGCTACGAGCGCGTTGAGCCCTTCTTCGGCGCCCTCTTCGTCGGAGTGCTCACCCTGTTCCTACTCCAGCTGGGTATCCAAGCAGGATCTCACCTTAAAGAACTCCCCCAGGCAGGTTGGGGATTGCTCGTCTTTGCCATCGCATTCCCGCTCGTGATTGGTATTGCGGGAGTCGGACTAGCAACCCTCATCGGACTGAGCGCCGGTGGGGCTGCAGTGTTCGGTGTGCTCTGTGCAAGTGCCTCCTATATCGCAGCACCGGCAGCAGTGAAACTTTCCCTGCCGGAAGCAAACCCCGGCTTCTACCTCACCGCCAGCTTGGGAATCACCTTCCCCTTCAACCTGCTCATTGGTATCCCGGTCTTTGTTTGGTTCGCACAGCTCATCGCCTAG
- a CDS encoding calcium:proton antiporter: protein MKLLSQVSSVSVNALPIVALASLLVFWNSTPSLFVMVLLGILLAISVLAAVHHAEVIAHKVGEPYGSLILAAAVTVIEVGMLVTLMIASPQESATLARDTVFSAIMIICNGIVGISLIVKAQRKRTATFNAEGIGGALAAITALTTMSLILPSFTTSTPGATFSSAQLVFAAVTALVIYLVFVFIQTVRHRDFFLPPPVSENSTTLVAEHKDPPSSRLAWISFALLVVALVSVVGLAKITSPLLETAVYGAGLPSTLIAVSIAGLVLLPESIAAVRAAYFGRTQTSLNLAYGSAMASIGLTIPVIAVMSIFFGFPIVLGLSATELVLFVLTVAVSILTVVPGRATILQGAIHLSIFAGFIFFIINP, encoded by the coding sequence ATGAAACTTCTGTCTCAAGTTTCTAGTGTGAGTGTCAATGCTTTGCCAATTGTGGCATTGGCCAGTTTGTTGGTTTTTTGGAATTCAACTCCCTCCCTTTTTGTCATGGTTCTGCTCGGGATCTTGTTGGCCATTTCTGTGTTGGCAGCTGTTCACCATGCTGAGGTGATAGCCCACAAGGTGGGAGAGCCCTATGGTTCTCTCATCCTTGCGGCGGCTGTCACCGTGATCGAAGTGGGCATGCTTGTGACGTTGATGATTGCCTCACCACAGGAATCGGCAACACTAGCTAGAGACACAGTCTTTTCCGCAATCATGATTATTTGCAATGGAATTGTCGGAATCTCGTTGATTGTGAAAGCTCAACGTAAACGAACAGCGACTTTCAACGCAGAGGGCATTGGTGGTGCACTAGCAGCGATTACAGCGTTGACAACGATGAGTTTGATTTTGCCTTCCTTCACCACGTCAACCCCGGGTGCAACATTCTCATCAGCACAGCTTGTTTTTGCAGCAGTAACTGCCTTGGTGATTTATCTCGTCTTTGTTTTCATTCAAACGGTTCGGCACCGGGACTTCTTTTTACCTCCGCCTGTTTCCGAAAACAGCACGACTTTGGTTGCTGAGCACAAAGATCCCCCAAGTTCACGTCTGGCATGGATCAGTTTTGCGCTTTTGGTCGTAGCGCTGGTCAGTGTTGTTGGCTTGGCCAAAATCACGAGCCCTCTTCTGGAGACGGCAGTATATGGTGCGGGACTTCCCTCGACACTGATTGCTGTGAGCATTGCCGGGCTTGTGTTGTTGCCTGAATCAATTGCCGCGGTTCGGGCTGCCTATTTTGGTCGGACTCAAACCAGCTTGAACTTGGCGTACGGCTCTGCAATGGCGAGCATTGGGCTAACCATCCCGGTTATTGCGGTGATGTCAATATTCTTTGGCTTCCCCATTGTTCTGGGCTTGAGCGCAACTGAGCTTGTTCTCTTTGTCTTAACTGTTGCCGTGAGTATTCTCACCGTAGTTCCCGGAAGGGCAACGATATTGCAGGGAGCTATCCACCTCAGTATTTTTGCTGGCTTCATCTTCTTCATCATCAACCCTTAG